From a single Candidatus Zixiibacteriota bacterium genomic region:
- the ptsP gene encoding phosphoenolpyruvate--protein phosphotransferase → MTSGKKSIMLKGIPASPGIIVGRAVVLKRDKIEIKPSPITAAKIPKEIADFKRAISIVKNNLQKTAAAVGKRLGQDHARIFEAQAMIADDIIINLKVIELIKEKQLSAAYLYYQQVDEVVTKLSQSSDEYLKERILDINSVCTRLLSVLQGAKKSVVKDVEGPTIVIAGNLAPGDLLAFSVRKKIGFAMEVGGVTSHTCLLAKSMNLPAIVGLGSKINRINSDDMLILDGFSGKLYINPKQNILKSYRRRLKFLTDLKKQLSRLKSKPAVTTDGHRIKILNNAELPAETSKVIKSGAEGIGLYRTEYFFLAGATFPSLDKQFRVYKSILEKMGDNPVIIRTFDLGGDKFAGNAAQAVDSNPFLGWRAIRFCLDNPDIFKTQLKALLKASMYGNLEIMLPMISNLDELLKAKKLIRECEKELTQQKIRFKENVPLGVMIEVPSAVIMAEHLAAEADFFSLGTNDLTQYVLAVDRTNQKLTRLYQSLNPAVLKMIQQTITVGHDKGIRVGICGELASDPYGVILLVGFGVDELSANYSSTGLVKQIVRNIDKKRAAEIAEKACQKKTVSQVENLIKNKIKAYFPDLIPLINFIRGANHV, encoded by the coding sequence ATGACATCAGGTAAAAAATCAATAATGCTTAAAGGAATTCCAGCCTCGCCAGGAATTATAGTCGGCAGGGCAGTAGTCCTCAAAAGAGATAAAATCGAAATCAAGCCAAGCCCGATAACTGCTGCTAAGATACCAAAAGAAATCGCTGATTTTAAAAGAGCCATTTCGATAGTTAAAAACAATTTGCAAAAAACTGCGGCTGCTGTTGGCAAAAGGCTCGGTCAGGATCATGCCCGAATATTCGAAGCCCAGGCGATGATAGCCGATGACATTATTATAAACTTAAAAGTTATCGAGCTAATTAAAGAAAAACAGTTGTCGGCGGCATATCTGTATTATCAACAGGTGGATGAGGTAGTTACAAAGCTGTCGCAATCATCGGATGAATATCTAAAGGAACGAATTCTGGACATCAATTCGGTTTGCACTCGTCTCCTAAGCGTTTTACAAGGCGCAAAAAAATCAGTGGTAAAGGATGTTGAGGGTCCGACAATCGTGATTGCCGGCAATCTTGCCCCCGGCGATTTGTTGGCGTTTTCAGTGCGTAAAAAAATCGGTTTTGCCATGGAGGTCGGCGGTGTTACTTCTCATACATGCTTGCTGGCCAAATCCATGAATCTGCCGGCGATAGTCGGGCTTGGCTCGAAGATTAACAGAATCAATTCCGACGATATGCTTATACTGGATGGTTTTTCTGGTAAGCTATATATTAATCCCAAACAGAATATCTTAAAAAGTTATCGCCGCCGCCTAAAATTCTTAACGGATTTAAAAAAGCAATTATCAAGATTAAAATCCAAACCTGCTGTAACTACGGATGGCCATCGAATAAAAATATTAAATAATGCCGAACTTCCCGCAGAAACATCAAAGGTCATCAAATCCGGCGCCGAGGGCATCGGCCTTTACCGCACCGAATACTTTTTCTTAGCCGGCGCGACTTTCCCAAGCTTGGATAAGCAATTTCGCGTCTATAAATCGATACTTGAAAAAATGGGCGATAATCCGGTTATCATCAGAACATTCGATTTGGGCGGCGATAAGTTTGCCGGAAATGCCGCTCAAGCTGTTGACTCGAACCCCTTCCTTGGCTGGCGGGCTATACGCTTTTGTCTCGATAATCCCGATATTTTCAAAACGCAGTTAAAGGCCTTGCTAAAAGCATCAATGTACGGCAATCTTGAGATAATGCTGCCGATGATTTCCAATCTTGATGAGCTTTTAAAGGCCAAAAAATTGATTCGCGAATGCGAGAAAGAATTGACCCAGCAAAAAATCAGGTTTAAGGAAAATGTGCCGCTTGGCGTTATGATTGAGGTGCCCTCTGCGGTTATAATGGCCGAACATTTAGCCGCCGAAGCCGATTTCTTTTCGCTCGGAACCAACGATCTCACGCAATATGTTCTGGCGGTTGATCGAACCAACCAGAAGTTAACTCGCCTGTATCAAAGCTTAAATCCGGCTGTGCTTAAGATGATACAACAGACGATTACTGTCGGGCATGATAAAGGCATTAGGGTCGGCATCTGCGGAGAGCTTGCCTCCGACCCATACGGCGTTATCCTGTTAGTAGGCTTCGGTGTGGATGAACTATCCGCTAATTATTCATCTACGGGACTGGTAAAGCAGATAGTGCGCAATATTGATAAAAAGCGCGCCGCTGAAATCGCCGAAAAAGCCTGTCAGAAAAAAACCGTTTCTCAGGTTGAGAACCTGATTAAAAATAAGATTAAAGCATATTTCCCGGATTTAATTCCCTTGATTAACTTTATCAGAGGAGCTAATCATGTTTGA
- a CDS encoding bifunctional phosphoglucose/phosphomannose isomerase, with translation MFDMSLREIDRNNVYDRIVNFYQQLVDGIEIGRNAKLRELSRGGFSSIVLAGMGGSAITGNLLKSVLLDELTMPFEIHRNYGLPGHIDKDSLIICSSYSGGTEETLSAFDAAIERGCNILSVSTGGKLADKARQNNIPLIKIPSGLMPREALGFSFAPLLTVLGRIGLTKDYTAELKKCAEHLKEWNNQYVFESENNPALDTAKKLVGKIIIIYSGPDRFDSVALRLKGQICENAKQLAFCNVFPEFNHNELVGWELSASYTDKFVVVVLRDKDDHRQIARRMEAVKEILDGKNVEVIELFSKGSSALERIFSLIQIADFISYYMALINKVDPTPVNLIDYLKQRLAK, from the coding sequence ATGTTTGATATGTCGCTTAGAGAAATCGACCGAAATAACGTATATGATAGAATCGTCAATTTCTATCAACAGCTTGTTGACGGTATCGAGATTGGCCGCAATGCCAAACTTAGAGAACTTTCCCGCGGCGGATTTAGCAGCATAGTCTTAGCCGGCATGGGTGGTTCGGCTATAACCGGCAATTTGCTCAAAAGTGTTTTGCTTGATGAATTAACAATGCCGTTTGAAATACACCGGAACTATGGACTGCCCGGGCATATCGATAAAGACTCCTTGATTATATGTTCAAGTTATTCCGGCGGCACCGAGGAAACGCTGTCGGCATTTGATGCTGCCATCGAACGCGGATGTAATATCTTATCTGTTTCTACCGGCGGTAAACTGGCAGACAAAGCCAGGCAAAACAATATCCCTCTGATTAAAATCCCATCGGGCTTGATGCCTCGCGAAGCTTTGGGATTTTCATTTGCGCCGCTTTTAACGGTTTTGGGAAGAATCGGACTAACGAAAGATTATACCGCCGAATTAAAAAAATGCGCCGAGCATTTAAAAGAATGGAATAATCAATATGTATTTGAATCTGAAAATAATCCGGCTCTTGATACTGCCAAAAAGCTTGTCGGAAAAATAATCATAATCTATTCGGGTCCCGACAGGTTCGATTCGGTCGCCCTGCGCCTTAAAGGGCAAATATGCGAGAATGCCAAACAATTAGCGTTTTGCAATGTCTTTCCCGAATTCAATCATAATGAATTGGTAGGCTGGGAGCTGTCGGCATCATATACCGATAAATTTGTTGTCGTGGTTTTGCGTGATAAAGACGACCACCGGCAAATTGCCCGACGGATGGAAGCTGTTAAGGAAATACTCGACGGCAAAAATGTCGAGGTAATAGAGTTATTCTCAAAAGGCAGCAGCGCGCTTGAACGCATATTTTCGTTAATTCAGATTGCTGATTTCATATCATATTATATGGCGCTGATAAATAAAGTTGACCCGACGCCAGTAAATCTGATAGATTACCTAAAGCAGAGATTAGCTAAATAA
- a CDS encoding NTP transferase domain-containing protein — MKAIIPVAGIGSRLRPLTHTAPKALLHVAGKPILGHILDELIAYNIREIVFVVGFLSEKIIEYVSTNYKIKTTFIEQKELKGLGWAINLAKEHIDDEPILIVLGDTIMDLDIEEVLKSEYDAIGTKKVDDPCRFGIAETKNGFITKLIEKPDKPISNLAIVGIYSIKSTMLFRQCLEELIAKNITTKDEYQLTDALSLMLEHGCKMTTFNVDGWYDCGKKETLLETNRFLLSHIKTVSDYKNAIIIPPVYISPSAKISNSVIGPYVSVADNASIESSVIKDSIVSSSAEVKNCLLESSLVGNNSLFVGRYHVLNLGDSSEIEY; from the coding sequence ATGAAAGCGATAATACCGGTAGCAGGCATAGGAAGCCGTTTACGGCCGCTTACACATACAGCCCCCAAAGCGCTTTTGCATGTTGCGGGCAAACCGATACTTGGTCACATACTGGATGAACTTATTGCGTATAATATCAGGGAAATTGTATTTGTTGTCGGTTTTCTAAGTGAAAAAATTATCGAATACGTTTCAACTAATTATAAAATTAAAACCACCTTTATCGAACAGAAAGAATTAAAAGGCTTAGGCTGGGCGATTAATCTGGCCAAGGAACATATCGACGATGAACCGATACTAATTGTCCTTGGCGATACAATCATGGATTTGGATATTGAAGAAGTTTTAAAAAGCGAGTATGATGCTATCGGCACAAAGAAAGTTGACGACCCCTGCCGATTTGGTATTGCCGAAACTAAAAACGGATTCATTACAAAACTTATCGAAAAACCCGATAAACCAATCTCCAATCTTGCCATTGTAGGAATCTACAGCATTAAATCAACAATGCTGTTTCGTCAGTGTTTAGAGGAGCTTATCGCCAAGAATATTACAACTAAAGATGAATATCAGCTTACGGATGCTCTCAGCTTGATGCTTGAACACGGCTGCAAGATGACTACTTTCAATGTCGATGGCTGGTATGATTGCGGCAAAAAAGAAACCCTTCTGGAAACCAACAGATTTCTCCTTTCGCATATTAAAACCGTAAGCGATTATAAGAATGCGATTATTATACCGCCTGTCTATATTTCACCGTCAGCAAAAATATCAAACTCCGTTATCGGACCGTATGTAAGCGTCGCCGACAATGCCTCGATAGAATCAAGCGTTATCAAAGATTCTATTGTATCATCAAGCGCCGAGGTTAAAAACTGCCTTTTGGAATCATCTTTAGTGGGCAACAACTCGTTATTTGTCGGGCGCTATCATGTTTTAAATCTCGGCGATAGTTCCGAAATCGAATATTGA